Proteins encoded in a region of the Cyclopterus lumpus isolate fCycLum1 chromosome 23, fCycLum1.pri, whole genome shotgun sequence genome:
- the znf800b gene encoding zinc finger protein 800b isoform X1 gives MVMFPRPAWDALQERAGWERVVQQTTLGNMVKVQRSTRRKSAHCHRRLESAVQTEMEEGHLQSDTQHPAQEEPRGGDQSSDQAQLQTSASAEVPSENLDQKETPAEVQEKGDSAAQLQAKPLWKPIPPLLPELHRSGTSKTRDQICQTEDRLQQTSAGSHGHNTGLCVEPGDPPLLQQPLQTSKSGIQQIIECFRSGTSQLKHMLLKEVDTIFECKLCRSLFRGLPNLITHKEYYCLSRLPEPDGSSGDDRQSVAMKDLLDAIYPRIPDTVVHLEPIQTTNKAVFQYLTTEEELARFPLQTPSARESPVAWEGESVEGGDNNQPSQPGGPESHSSPGNNQGQKRWEAEEEAKEEQPQPEDEGSTSGVDDVTISCCLCGQDFNSRRSIRRHCRKMHQTKLEELRKFTETRTVPTSLLSMVKGRPRTLSTPTGKSCPVCFKSFATKANVRRHFDEVHRGLRRDTITPNIASRPGQPFSLEVTPPRKSNTSSPTRGSNSKPTPVNSKTTPPNQNQSKPQSPPPASPQVAPASCRCTICKRNYSSQLMLKRHMRIVHKIYSIKSNRSVTTPASTPPPASSPPPASSPPPAPSPPKATPPSSSANLGPSNNIRVKEEAVEPSDEDEDGENIDSSPAPSPSESTATAKCISVGSSAMKVKEEEPPSSPKTTPSLSSSSSRGGNTCSGSGLAKTTKLAVGFDFKQLFCKLCKRQFSSRQNLTKHIELHTDGNDIFIKFYRCPLCRYESRRKRDVLRHVTVVHKKSSAYLGKIMPKLESRAVKRLAEVVLNTTPPSKKTSGSIKEEVNGRAASSSSSSSPSPPVTRKQEGSTAAPTTSSASSTSASSSSSSVHPPAPVTRKQQDLSSPALAPSPPVTRKQERQQTHQPRPISPPLTRRSEKHTHHRNSSSSISPSNQAPHTRRHDPPSESSGTGSSSSTEVRVTKNFSLHACDQCGRAFAKKLYLESHKRSHRNAATAAASRRKGVSTRSKSLVW, from the exons ATGGTTATGTTTCCTCGCCCTGCCTGGGATGC GTTGCAGGAGCGTGCCGGTTGGGAACGTGTGGTGCAGCAGACCACTCTTGGCAACATGGTGAAGGTCCAGAGGTCCACCAGGAGGAAGAGCGCTCACTGTCACCGCAGACTGGAG AGTGCTGTTcagacagagatggaggaaggcCATCTCCAGTCAGACACCCAGCATCCAGCACAGGAGGAGCCCCGAGGAGGAGACCAGTCCTCGGATCAAGCCCAGCTCCAGACCTCTGCTTCAGCTGAGGTGCCCTCAGAGAACTTGGACCAGAAGGAGACTCCAGCGGAAGTCCAGGAAAAGGGCGACAGCGCGGCCCAGCTCCAGGCCAAGCCTCTGTGGAAGCCCATCCCCCCTCTGCTGCCTGAGTTGCACAGGAGCGGTACCAGTAAGACCAGGGACCAGATCTGCCAGACTGAGGACCGGCTTCAGCAGACCAGCGCTGGCAGCCACGGTCATAACACAG GTCTCTGTGTGGAGCCCGGAGATCCTCCTCTGCTCCAGCAGCCTCTACAGACCTCCAAATCTGGGATTCAGCAGATAATTGAATGCTTCCGCTCAG GCACCAGCCAGCTGAAACACATGCTGCTGAAGGAGGTGGACACCATCTTTGAGTGTAAACTGTGTCGCAGTCTGTTCAGAGGCCTGCCCAACCTCATCACACATAAAGAGTACTACTGCCTATCACGGCTCCCTGAACCCGACG GTTCATCGGGTGATGACAGACAGAGTGTAGCCATGAAGGATTTATTGGACGCTATATATCCCAGAATCCCAGACACCGTGGTCCACCTGGAGCCCATTCAGACCACAAACAAGGCCGTGTTCCAGTACCTCACCACAGAGGAGGAGCTGGCTAGATTTCCGTTGCAAACACCGAG TGCCAGGGAGAGTCCGGTAGCCTGGGAGGGAGAAtcagtggagggtggagacaaCAACCAGCCGAGCCAGCCAGGAGGGCCAGAGAGCCACAGCAGCCcgggaaacaatcagggacagaaGAGAtgggaggctgaggaggaggctaAAGAGGAGCAGCCACAGCCTGAGGACGAGGGGTCCACTAGTGGG GTTGACGATGTGACAATCTCCTGTTGTCTCTGCGGTCAGGACTTTAACTCACGGCGCAGCATCAGACGTCACTGCCGCAAAATGCACCAGACCAAACTTGAAGAGCTCCGAAAGTTCACAGAGACACGCACAGTTCCCACAAGCCTGCTCTCTATGGTGAAAG gtCGGCCGAGGACTCTCAGCACACCGACCGGAAAATCCTGCCCGGTGTGTTTTAAAAGCTTCGCTACCAAAGCCAATGTACGTCGTCATTTTGACGAGGTGCATCGCGGTCTACGGAGGGACACCATCACACCCAACATTGCCTCGCGGCCCGGCCAGCCCTTCTCTCTGGAGGTCACCCCCCCCAGGAAGAGCAACACTTCCTCTCCAACGCGGGGCAGCAACTCCAAGCCCACCCCTGTGAACTCTAAAACAACGCCTCCGAACCAAAACCAGTCCAAACCTCAGAGTCCGCCCCCTGCCTCTCCACAGGTGGCCCCGGCCTCATGTCGCTGCACGATCTGCAAGAGGAACTACAGCTCTCAG CTCATGTTGAAGAGGCACATGCGTATCGTCCACAAAATATACAGCATCAAAAGTAACAGATCTGTGACTACGCCAGCCTCCACTCCTCCGccagcttcctctcctccgccagcctcctctcctccgccagCCCCCTCTCCTCCGAAAGCCACTCCTCCCAGTAGCAGCGCTAACTTAGGCCCAAGCAACAATATCCGAGTGAAAGAGGAGGCAGTAGAACCTTCAGATGAAGACGAGGACGGGGAGAACATCGACAGCAGTCCGGCCCCGTCTCCCAGTGAGAGCACTGCGACGGCTAAATGTATTTCTGTGGGAAGCAGCGCCATgaaggtgaaggaagaggagccCCCGTCGAGCCCAAAGACGACGCCCTCCttatcttcatcatcctcgCGTGGTGGCAACACGTGCAGCGGGAGCGGGCTCGCCAAAACCACCAAACTGGCGGTGGGTTTTGACTTCAAGCAGCTCTTCTGCAAACTGTGCAAGCGGCAGTTCAGCTCCCGTCAGAACTTAACAAAGCACATTGAGCTGCACACGGATGGCAACGACATCTTCATCAAGTTCTACCGCTGCCCTCTCTGTCGCTACGAGTCGCGTCGCAAACGCGACGTCCTGCGTCACGTGACGGTGGTCCACAAGAAGTCATCCGCATACCTCGGAAAGATCATGCCCAAACTGGAGAGCCGGGCCGTGAAGAGGTTAGCCGAGGTCGTCCTCAACACCACGCCTCCCAGCAAGAAGACGAGTGGCAGCATCAAAGAGGAAGTGAACGGACGTGCCgcttcttcgtcctcctcctcctctccttcaccgCCTGTCACTCGCAAGCAAGAGGGCTCCACAGCTGCCCCAACCACTTCATCAGCTTCCTCcacctccgcctcctcttcctcttcctcggtccatcctcctgctcctgtcACTCGGAAACAGCAGGACCTCTCGTCGCCAGCGTTAGCCCCGTCCCCTCCTGTCACCCGCAAGCAGGAGAGACAGCAGACCCACCAGCCTCGTCCCATCAGCCCCCCACTGACCCGCCgcagtgagaaacacacacaccatcgcaactcctcctcctccatctcgcCCAGCAACCAAGCGCCACACACCCGACGGCACGACCCCCCCTCAGAGAGCAGCGGCACAGGGTCGTCGTCCTCCACTGAAGTCCGAGTGACCAAGAACTTCTCCCTCCACGCCTGCGACCAGTGTGGACGGGCCTTTGCCAAGAAG ctgtaCCTGGAGTCTCATAAGCGAAGTCATCGTAACGCAGCGACGGCGGCAGCCAGCAGGAGGAAAGGAGTCAGCACCCGCTCCAAATCCCTGGTctggtga
- the znf800b gene encoding zinc finger protein 800b isoform X2, which translates to MVKVQRSTRRKSAHCHRRLESAVQTEMEEGHLQSDTQHPAQEEPRGGDQSSDQAQLQTSASAEVPSENLDQKETPAEVQEKGDSAAQLQAKPLWKPIPPLLPELHRSGTSKTRDQICQTEDRLQQTSAGSHGHNTGLCVEPGDPPLLQQPLQTSKSGIQQIIECFRSGTSQLKHMLLKEVDTIFECKLCRSLFRGLPNLITHKEYYCLSRLPEPDGSSGDDRQSVAMKDLLDAIYPRIPDTVVHLEPIQTTNKAVFQYLTTEEELARFPLQTPSARESPVAWEGESVEGGDNNQPSQPGGPESHSSPGNNQGQKRWEAEEEAKEEQPQPEDEGSTSGVDDVTISCCLCGQDFNSRRSIRRHCRKMHQTKLEELRKFTETRTVPTSLLSMVKGRPRTLSTPTGKSCPVCFKSFATKANVRRHFDEVHRGLRRDTITPNIASRPGQPFSLEVTPPRKSNTSSPTRGSNSKPTPVNSKTTPPNQNQSKPQSPPPASPQVAPASCRCTICKRNYSSQLMLKRHMRIVHKIYSIKSNRSVTTPASTPPPASSPPPASSPPPAPSPPKATPPSSSANLGPSNNIRVKEEAVEPSDEDEDGENIDSSPAPSPSESTATAKCISVGSSAMKVKEEEPPSSPKTTPSLSSSSSRGGNTCSGSGLAKTTKLAVGFDFKQLFCKLCKRQFSSRQNLTKHIELHTDGNDIFIKFYRCPLCRYESRRKRDVLRHVTVVHKKSSAYLGKIMPKLESRAVKRLAEVVLNTTPPSKKTSGSIKEEVNGRAASSSSSSSPSPPVTRKQEGSTAAPTTSSASSTSASSSSSSVHPPAPVTRKQQDLSSPALAPSPPVTRKQERQQTHQPRPISPPLTRRSEKHTHHRNSSSSISPSNQAPHTRRHDPPSESSGTGSSSSTEVRVTKNFSLHACDQCGRAFAKKLYLESHKRSHRNAATAAASRRKGVSTRSKSLVW; encoded by the exons ATGGTGAAGGTCCAGAGGTCCACCAGGAGGAAGAGCGCTCACTGTCACCGCAGACTGGAG AGTGCTGTTcagacagagatggaggaaggcCATCTCCAGTCAGACACCCAGCATCCAGCACAGGAGGAGCCCCGAGGAGGAGACCAGTCCTCGGATCAAGCCCAGCTCCAGACCTCTGCTTCAGCTGAGGTGCCCTCAGAGAACTTGGACCAGAAGGAGACTCCAGCGGAAGTCCAGGAAAAGGGCGACAGCGCGGCCCAGCTCCAGGCCAAGCCTCTGTGGAAGCCCATCCCCCCTCTGCTGCCTGAGTTGCACAGGAGCGGTACCAGTAAGACCAGGGACCAGATCTGCCAGACTGAGGACCGGCTTCAGCAGACCAGCGCTGGCAGCCACGGTCATAACACAG GTCTCTGTGTGGAGCCCGGAGATCCTCCTCTGCTCCAGCAGCCTCTACAGACCTCCAAATCTGGGATTCAGCAGATAATTGAATGCTTCCGCTCAG GCACCAGCCAGCTGAAACACATGCTGCTGAAGGAGGTGGACACCATCTTTGAGTGTAAACTGTGTCGCAGTCTGTTCAGAGGCCTGCCCAACCTCATCACACATAAAGAGTACTACTGCCTATCACGGCTCCCTGAACCCGACG GTTCATCGGGTGATGACAGACAGAGTGTAGCCATGAAGGATTTATTGGACGCTATATATCCCAGAATCCCAGACACCGTGGTCCACCTGGAGCCCATTCAGACCACAAACAAGGCCGTGTTCCAGTACCTCACCACAGAGGAGGAGCTGGCTAGATTTCCGTTGCAAACACCGAG TGCCAGGGAGAGTCCGGTAGCCTGGGAGGGAGAAtcagtggagggtggagacaaCAACCAGCCGAGCCAGCCAGGAGGGCCAGAGAGCCACAGCAGCCcgggaaacaatcagggacagaaGAGAtgggaggctgaggaggaggctaAAGAGGAGCAGCCACAGCCTGAGGACGAGGGGTCCACTAGTGGG GTTGACGATGTGACAATCTCCTGTTGTCTCTGCGGTCAGGACTTTAACTCACGGCGCAGCATCAGACGTCACTGCCGCAAAATGCACCAGACCAAACTTGAAGAGCTCCGAAAGTTCACAGAGACACGCACAGTTCCCACAAGCCTGCTCTCTATGGTGAAAG gtCGGCCGAGGACTCTCAGCACACCGACCGGAAAATCCTGCCCGGTGTGTTTTAAAAGCTTCGCTACCAAAGCCAATGTACGTCGTCATTTTGACGAGGTGCATCGCGGTCTACGGAGGGACACCATCACACCCAACATTGCCTCGCGGCCCGGCCAGCCCTTCTCTCTGGAGGTCACCCCCCCCAGGAAGAGCAACACTTCCTCTCCAACGCGGGGCAGCAACTCCAAGCCCACCCCTGTGAACTCTAAAACAACGCCTCCGAACCAAAACCAGTCCAAACCTCAGAGTCCGCCCCCTGCCTCTCCACAGGTGGCCCCGGCCTCATGTCGCTGCACGATCTGCAAGAGGAACTACAGCTCTCAG CTCATGTTGAAGAGGCACATGCGTATCGTCCACAAAATATACAGCATCAAAAGTAACAGATCTGTGACTACGCCAGCCTCCACTCCTCCGccagcttcctctcctccgccagcctcctctcctccgccagCCCCCTCTCCTCCGAAAGCCACTCCTCCCAGTAGCAGCGCTAACTTAGGCCCAAGCAACAATATCCGAGTGAAAGAGGAGGCAGTAGAACCTTCAGATGAAGACGAGGACGGGGAGAACATCGACAGCAGTCCGGCCCCGTCTCCCAGTGAGAGCACTGCGACGGCTAAATGTATTTCTGTGGGAAGCAGCGCCATgaaggtgaaggaagaggagccCCCGTCGAGCCCAAAGACGACGCCCTCCttatcttcatcatcctcgCGTGGTGGCAACACGTGCAGCGGGAGCGGGCTCGCCAAAACCACCAAACTGGCGGTGGGTTTTGACTTCAAGCAGCTCTTCTGCAAACTGTGCAAGCGGCAGTTCAGCTCCCGTCAGAACTTAACAAAGCACATTGAGCTGCACACGGATGGCAACGACATCTTCATCAAGTTCTACCGCTGCCCTCTCTGTCGCTACGAGTCGCGTCGCAAACGCGACGTCCTGCGTCACGTGACGGTGGTCCACAAGAAGTCATCCGCATACCTCGGAAAGATCATGCCCAAACTGGAGAGCCGGGCCGTGAAGAGGTTAGCCGAGGTCGTCCTCAACACCACGCCTCCCAGCAAGAAGACGAGTGGCAGCATCAAAGAGGAAGTGAACGGACGTGCCgcttcttcgtcctcctcctcctctccttcaccgCCTGTCACTCGCAAGCAAGAGGGCTCCACAGCTGCCCCAACCACTTCATCAGCTTCCTCcacctccgcctcctcttcctcttcctcggtccatcctcctgctcctgtcACTCGGAAACAGCAGGACCTCTCGTCGCCAGCGTTAGCCCCGTCCCCTCCTGTCACCCGCAAGCAGGAGAGACAGCAGACCCACCAGCCTCGTCCCATCAGCCCCCCACTGACCCGCCgcagtgagaaacacacacaccatcgcaactcctcctcctccatctcgcCCAGCAACCAAGCGCCACACACCCGACGGCACGACCCCCCCTCAGAGAGCAGCGGCACAGGGTCGTCGTCCTCCACTGAAGTCCGAGTGACCAAGAACTTCTCCCTCCACGCCTGCGACCAGTGTGGACGGGCCTTTGCCAAGAAG ctgtaCCTGGAGTCTCATAAGCGAAGTCATCGTAACGCAGCGACGGCGGCAGCCAGCAGGAGGAAAGGAGTCAGCACCCGCTCCAAATCCCTGGTctggtga